One stretch of Dissulfurimicrobium hydrothermale DNA includes these proteins:
- a CDS encoding prepilin peptidase, which yields MNHLNDILLQISIFLVGLCIGSFLNVCICRIPEGRSVVKPGSACMKCGHRLTWWENIPIVSFIILRAKCSSCGARISFQYPVVEALTGVTILLLWRKFNLTPDFFIYSCFVATLIIITFIDLEHQLIPDVLSLPMIALGLISSFFLADLKWYDSLIGILLGGGVLYLVAGGYYLLTHKEGMGGGDIKLLAMIGAFLGWKAIPLVVFISAGLGSVTGIVLILMQKAERRTAIPYGPFLALAAMITIFYGNELTAWYLNLSQG from the coding sequence ATGAACCATTTAAATGACATATTGTTGCAAATTTCTATCTTTCTAGTTGGGCTTTGCATAGGAAGTTTTTTAAATGTCTGTATCTGCCGCATTCCGGAAGGGCGATCTGTTGTCAAACCTGGTTCGGCATGTATGAAATGCGGACACAGACTTACCTGGTGGGAAAACATCCCAATTGTGAGTTTCATTATATTGAGGGCAAAGTGCAGCTCATGCGGCGCAAGGATATCATTCCAGTATCCTGTTGTAGAGGCGCTTACAGGCGTGACAATCCTGCTGCTATGGCGAAAATTCAACTTGACCCCGGACTTTTTCATCTATTCATGCTTTGTGGCAACACTGATTATCATCACATTTATTGATCTTGAGCACCAGCTAATACCGGATGTCTTATCGCTGCCGATGATTGCCCTGGGTCTAATCTCATCTTTCTTCTTAGCCGATCTTAAATGGTATGACTCCCTTATCGGCATACTTTTGGGAGGAGGGGTGTTGTATCTGGTGGCCGGGGGCTATTATCTCCTTACGCACAAGGAAGGCATGGGCGGCGGGGACATAAAGCTCCTCGCGATGATAGGGGCGTTTCTGGGCTGGAAGGCCATACCGCTTGTGGTATTTATAAGTGCGGGGCTTGGATCGGTGACAGGGATCGTTCTCATCCTCATGCAAAAGGCCGAGCGACGTACAGCCATACCCTATGGCCCTTTTCTGGCATTGGCAGCTATGATCACCATCTTCTACGGAAACGAACTCACCGCATGGTATCTCAATCTTTCGCAAGGTTAG
- a CDS encoding heavy metal translocating P-type ATPase produces the protein MAMKGPAVSAAIDPVCGMTVDPGKTPFKYIYDQKTYYFCSKGCEIKFAKDPDMYLDPDRKKSGMEEAPPCAIYTCPMHPEVRQAGPGICPKCGMALEPETFSLEEEDDSELKDMTRRFWLALVFTAPLFVIAMSHMGHGMSLGGFLPMALSPWVELILSTPVVFWCGWPILERAFQSVASRNLNMFTLIGIGVGTAWIYSLVATLVPDIFPPSFRTEGGQVPVYFEAAGVITTLVLLGQVLEIRARKGASGAIRALLGLSPKTARLVRPDGSEEDVSLDAVRIGDRLRVRPGEKIPVDARVVEGASHVDESMITGEPMPVEKGAGDSVIGATINTTGTLLVEAERVGSETLLAQIIKMVGEAQRSRAPIQRVADMVAGYFVPAVVLSSVITFAVWALFGPEPRMAYAILNAVAVLIIACPCALGLATPMSIMVGTGRGAQAGVLIKNAEALEVMERVDTLVVDKTGTLTEGRPKLMGVKALEGFDADDVLRWAAGLERSSEHPLADAIIKGAMERGLEPADVGDFKAVPGKGIIGRIGSREVALGNQNMMAGLGLDVRPLFDEAERCRTEGETVIFVAVDRRLCGILGVADPIKATSAEAVRALREDGVDLVMLTGDSRTTAEAVGRRLGIDRIEAEVLPQQKNEVIKRLKDQGRIVAMAGDGINDAPALAMAHIGIAMGTGTDVAMESAGITLVKGDLMGIVKARRLSRVTMRNIRQNLFFAFIYNSLGVPVAAGVLYPFFGILLSPMIAAAAMSFSSVSVITNALRLKRLDI, from the coding sequence ATGGCCATGAAGGGGCCTGCTGTTTCAGCTGCTATAGATCCTGTCTGTGGTATGACGGTGGATCCCGGTAAAACACCATTTAAATACATCTATGACCAAAAGACCTATTATTTTTGCAGCAAGGGCTGCGAAATAAAATTCGCCAAAGACCCTGATATGTATCTTGACCCGGACCGCAAAAAAAGTGGGATGGAAGAGGCGCCGCCTTGCGCTATCTATACCTGCCCCATGCACCCCGAGGTGAGACAGGCAGGGCCGGGGATATGCCCGAAGTGCGGCATGGCACTTGAACCGGAGACCTTCAGCCTTGAGGAGGAAGATGATTCGGAATTAAAAGACATGACCAGGCGTTTCTGGCTTGCACTGGTCTTTACTGCGCCCCTGTTTGTAATAGCCATGTCCCATATGGGTCACGGCATGTCTTTGGGCGGGTTTCTGCCCATGGCCTTAAGTCCGTGGGTCGAGCTCATCCTTTCAACGCCGGTCGTCTTTTGGTGCGGCTGGCCCATTCTGGAGAGGGCCTTTCAGTCTGTAGCAAGCCGCAATCTAAATATGTTCACTCTTATCGGGATCGGGGTCGGTACCGCATGGATTTACAGCCTTGTCGCAACCCTGGTTCCGGATATTTTCCCTCCATCATTCCGCACGGAAGGCGGCCAGGTCCCTGTATATTTTGAGGCAGCTGGTGTCATAACGACGCTTGTCCTTCTCGGCCAGGTGCTTGAGATCAGGGCCAGAAAGGGCGCAAGCGGTGCGATAAGGGCGCTTCTGGGGCTTTCTCCCAAGACGGCAAGACTGGTGCGCCCTGACGGTTCTGAAGAAGATGTGTCCCTTGATGCAGTCAGAATCGGAGACCGCCTGAGGGTGAGGCCTGGCGAAAAGATACCTGTGGATGCAAGGGTTGTTGAGGGCGCAAGTCATGTGGATGAGTCCATGATTACAGGTGAGCCCATGCCGGTTGAAAAAGGGGCCGGGGACAGTGTGATAGGCGCGACCATCAACACCACCGGTACCCTCCTTGTCGAGGCGGAGCGGGTGGGGAGCGAGACACTGCTTGCGCAGATCATAAAGATGGTGGGTGAGGCCCAGAGGAGCCGCGCCCCTATCCAGCGGGTTGCTGATATGGTTGCAGGCTATTTTGTGCCCGCAGTGGTACTCTCTTCTGTTATAACATTTGCGGTCTGGGCCCTTTTCGGGCCAGAACCTCGAATGGCCTACGCCATCCTGAACGCCGTAGCCGTTCTGATTATAGCCTGCCCGTGCGCCCTTGGCCTTGCAACGCCCATGTCCATAATGGTCGGTACAGGCCGGGGGGCGCAGGCTGGGGTCCTTATAAAAAATGCCGAGGCCCTTGAGGTCATGGAGCGCGTTGACACCCTTGTTGTTGACAAGACCGGGACCCTTACTGAAGGGAGGCCGAAGCTCATGGGCGTAAAGGCCTTGGAGGGTTTTGATGCAGATGATGTCTTAAGATGGGCCGCCGGGCTTGAGCGTTCAAGCGAACACCCGCTGGCTGATGCGATTATTAAGGGGGCGATGGAACGCGGCCTTGAGCCGGCAGATGTTGGCGATTTTAAGGCCGTTCCTGGTAAGGGCATAATCGGCAGGATCGGCAGCAGAGAGGTCGCGCTTGGAAATCAGAATATGATGGCAGGGTTAGGCCTTGATGTGAGGCCGCTTTTTGATGAGGCCGAGAGGTGTCGCACCGAGGGTGAGACAGTTATATTTGTGGCTGTGGACAGGCGTCTTTGCGGGATTTTGGGTGTGGCCGACCCGATAAAGGCGACAAGCGCCGAGGCCGTAAGGGCGCTTCGTGAGGACGGGGTCGATCTGGTCATGCTCACTGGGGACAGCCGCACCACGGCTGAGGCCGTCGGACGCAGGCTTGGCATAGACAGGATTGAGGCAGAGGTCCTGCCGCAACAAAAAAATGAGGTGATAAAGAGGCTTAAAGACCAGGGCAGGATTGTAGCCATGGCGGGCGACGGCATAAACGACGCCCCGGCTCTTGCTATGGCTCATATCGGGATAGCAATGGGCACAGGGACGGACGTCGCGATGGAGAGCGCAGGCATAACCTTGGTAAAAGGCGATCTCATGGGTATCGTAAAGGCAAGGAGGCTGAGCCGTGTAACTATGCGCAATATCCGTCAGAATCTGTTTTTTGCATTTATTTACAACTCCCTCGGCGTTCCGGTCGCGGCAGGTGTGCTCTATCCATTTTTTGGCATACTCCTGAGCCCAATGATCGCAGCCGCGGCCATGAGTTTCAGCTCGGTGTCCGTCATTACCAATGCCTTACGGCTTAAGAGGCTCGATATCTGA